The DNA segment AAGCCTACTGATTTACTCTGGGTTATGCCCTAATAATGTGATAACATATGCTCGCGGATTATTTCTAAAGAGACGGAGACTTGCGGGAATCGGGAGACCGGGCCATGATAAAAAGGATTTGGATAGCAGCGGTTCTATTGATCTGTTCAGCGGTTCTCTGTCCTCATACGCTCGCTGCCGGTAAAGGCAAACCCGAATGGGTAAAAGGTGAGTTCATCGTGAAGTTCAAGCCCGGCATGGCGCGCTCACAGGTAAAGTCGATGACACATAAGCACGGCAGCGAGATTCTCGCTTCAAGCCGATTCTCCCGCTTCCAGCGGCTTAAGGTCCCGCAGGGTCGAACCGCCGCCCAGATGGTCGAGATATTCCGCAAACGCCCCGAAGTCGAATACGCAGAGCTGAACTATATCGCCCGTGCATTCGCCTCCCCAAACGACTCATACTACTATTTGCAGTGGAACTTCTCGGACCCTTACCGGGGCATTAACGCCGAAGCCGCCTGGGACATCACCGAAGGTGATCCCGGCACCATAGTCGCCGTTCTTGATTCGGGGGTCGCCTATGAAGACTACGGCTCGTTCCAGCAGGCACCGGATCTGGCCAGTACGTCATTCGTCTCGCCTTACGACTTCATCAACAACGACGCCCACGCAAACGACGACGACGGACACGGCACACATGTCGCAGGTACGATCGCTCAAAACACCAACAACTACAGCGGGGCCGCGGGCATCGCTTACGACTGCTCCATCATGCCGGTCAAGGTCCTCGACGACATCGGCGAGGGCACATACAGCGCGATCGCTGACGGAGTCTATCACGCCGCGAACAACGGCGCAAAGGTCATCAACATGAGCCTGGGCGGCAGCGGCTATTCTACAACTCTGCGAAACGCAGTCCAGTACGCATACAACAACGGCGTCACCATCGTTTGCGCAACCGGCAACGAATACAACGAAGGCAACCCCACCACATACCCGGCCGCCTACAACTCATACTGCATCGCCGTCGGAGCAACCCGCTACGACCGAACCCGCGCACCCTACAGCAACACCGGCAGCTACGTCGACCTCGTCGCACCAGGCGGGGACCTTGACGTCGACCAGAACAATGACGGCTACGGCGACGGCATACTGCAGCAGACATTCGCAGAAGGCGACCCGACCGACTTCGGATACTATTTCTACGACGGCACGAGCATGGCAACTCCCCACGTATCCGGCATCGCCGCAATGCTCATCTCACTCGGCATCACCGACCCCGACGACGTCCGCGAAGCACTCGAAAGCACCGCCCGCGATCTCGGCTCCACCGGCAAAGACAACCAGTACGGCTGGGGACTCGTCGACGCATACGCGGCCCTGGACTACTACCGAAGCATGGGCGACTTCAACGCAGACGGCTCATCGGACATGGACGACCTCGCCATGCTCATCGAAAACTGGCTCACCAGCGACGGCTACGCCGACATCACCCCCGAAACAGGCGACGGCATTGTAAACTTTCGAGACTTCGCAGTCTTCTCACAACTCTACGGAAGCTGACCCCGACGAATCGACAGCCCCTTTACCGGCCTTCTCATCTAGCTGCAGTATGGTTTTCAAATACCCTGCCGCTTCCCGGATCGAGTCCTGGCTGTAACCATGCTCATGTTTGTATGTAAAACCACCGGAGCACAAACCTTTTTCGTCCTCAAACAAATACCACAATATGGAAATATTTGGTCTATGAAACTTTGGGAAAATATACAGGTGATTACTTCCT comes from the Anaerohalosphaera lusitana genome and includes:
- a CDS encoding S8 family serine peptidase; this encodes MIKRIWIAAVLLICSAVLCPHTLAAGKGKPEWVKGEFIVKFKPGMARSQVKSMTHKHGSEILASSRFSRFQRLKVPQGRTAAQMVEIFRKRPEVEYAELNYIARAFASPNDSYYYLQWNFSDPYRGINAEAAWDITEGDPGTIVAVLDSGVAYEDYGSFQQAPDLASTSFVSPYDFINNDAHANDDDGHGTHVAGTIAQNTNNYSGAAGIAYDCSIMPVKVLDDIGEGTYSAIADGVYHAANNGAKVINMSLGGSGYSTTLRNAVQYAYNNGVTIVCATGNEYNEGNPTTYPAAYNSYCIAVGATRYDRTRAPYSNTGSYVDLVAPGGDLDVDQNNDGYGDGILQQTFAEGDPTDFGYYFYDGTSMATPHVSGIAAMLISLGITDPDDVREALESTARDLGSTGKDNQYGWGLVDAYAALDYYRSMGDFNADGSSDMDDLAMLIENWLTSDGYADITPETGDGIVNFRDFAVFSQLYGS